The Dreissena polymorpha isolate Duluth1 chromosome 10, UMN_Dpol_1.0, whole genome shotgun sequence genome includes a region encoding these proteins:
- the LOC127849215 gene encoding uncharacterized protein LOC127849215 yields MSALQYLKTGALLATIAHVTGYTVSVKQGDDAVLSLPRIELCGQYTLLDPLLRPVVVLESGSVANPIGSYANRVKIEPTSDGFRFMLRNLTLQDAGNYKLATSSLTTLECINQSYDISVSGESFTTWSSWSDCSVECSPKIWRTRTRKCTVVGGCVALGNTQETQSCAKGDNCGHWSAWGQWGECSAKCGKGFQVRKRACVSESAVLVKSSLCHGNPTHSQMCLTVCEVVGTWSTWGEWSACSTSCGAGTRLRTRYCSPETMSREVTLNCTRGNTTEKESCVSTCKGWCTYNVRHYIVGEVLSPTTIMPDDAGWRDDKLTVAMTVAGVACGVTVLAVVVVVSVLKCCRKGELRRPSLPTIRPANEATKRRQNTKNKSPVTVDTINGNVYSEFNSGWPSDEFDSTYALDNGEFDKEDADEMRNPDNENVEAGDNLRNEENAIVDAKRIRALGSAIPAFSVRVKAPDESEAIGRTRYNIEILGSNESAPAVCERSETTYATSRVSFQKYSEDSGIADKSRNNSLEADKLDPGGQESMAKLKETDDDEEVVENVFYEPPELWSVHDVKHADKMASLRRESETMFREELQDSARSYKFSGSTGLYYEPPEEDQDTPVNDRGNGVADEEHIYEDDESIYRNCETANSGGWLSFDHDSALAWNGGKQLSSQCNIDNKYEHKGGKANLNEFVHESNDHEEESISNVHIHPDPEEHIYENGMLMAKTLYEVPKNNFGRNNAADGRGSIDKQRIYDVPNFNNP; encoded by the exons ATGTCTGCTCTACAATACCTTAAGACAGGGGCCCTGCTCGCCACCATCGCACATGTCACAG GCTACACTGTATCTGTAAAGCAAGGCGACGACGCAGTTCTCTCCCTTCCACGTATAGAATTGTGTGGCCAGTACACGCTTCTGGACCCTCTGCTTCGTCCAGTGGTAGTATTGGAAAGTGGGAGCGTTGCCAACCCCATCGGGTCCTACGCAAACAGGGTGAAGATTGAACCGACGTCGGATGGTTTCCGGTTTATGTTGCGTAACTTGACGTTACAAGATGCGGGGAATTATAAACTCGCGACATCTTCATTGACTACATTGGAATGTATAAATCAGTCATACGACATTTCTGTCTCAG GCGAGTCGTTCACCACGTGGAGTAGTTGGTCGGACTGTTCAGTGGAGTGTAGCCCGAAGATTTGGCGCACTAGAACACGAAAATGCACCGTTGTCGGTGGGTGTGTCGCCCTTGGTAACACCCAGGAGACTCAGTCGTGTGCTAAGGGGGACAACTGTGGGC ACTGGAGCGCGTGGGGTCAGTGGGGCGAGTGCAGCGCCAAGTGTGGCAAGGGATTCCAGGTCCGCAAGAGGGCGTGTGTGAGCGAGAGTGCCGTGCTTGTGAAGAGCTCGCTGTGTCACGGTAACCCTACCCACTCTCAGATGTGTCTCACAGTATGCGAAG TCGTTGGCACGTGGTCCACATGGGGTGAATGGAGCGCATGCTCAACTTCATGTGGAGCCGGCACGAGGTTGAGGACACGTTACTGCTCCCCTGAGACGATGTCACGTGAAGTGACATTGAACTGCACGCGGGGCAACACTACAGAGAAGGAGTCGTGCGTTAGCACGTGCAAAGGTTGGTGCACTTACAATGTGCGTCATTACATTGTTGGAGAGGTGCTCTCTCCT ACGACCATTATGCCTGACGACGCTGGTTGGAGGGACGACAAGCTCACGGTGGCCATGACGGTAGCAGGAGTCGCGTGCGGTGTCACGGTGTTGGCGGTGGTCGTTGTCGTCAGTGTTCTCAAGTGCTGCCGGAAGGGGGAGCTGCGTCGACCGAGTCTGCCGACGATCAGACCCG CAAACGAAGCGACCAAACGACGACAAAACAC AAAGAATAAATCCCCGGTAACCGTTGACACCATTAACGGTAACGTGTACTCGGAGTTCAATTCTGGGTGGCCTTCCGACGAGTTTGACTCAACGTACGCTTTGGATAATGGGGAATTCGACAAAGAAGACGCCGATGAAATGAGAAACCCAGACAATGAGAATGTTGAAGCTGGTGATAATCTTAGGAACGAAGAAAACGCCATCGTCGACGCAAAACGTATCAGAGCGTTAGGGTCGGCAATTCCAGCGTTTTCTGTTAGGGTTAAAGCCCCTGATGAAAGTGAAGCAATTGGAAGAACGAGatacaatattgaaatattggGTTCAAACGAGTCTGCGCCCGCCGTCTGTGAGCGCTCAGAAACGACGTATGCAACATCTCGCGTTTCGTTCCAGAAGTACTCCGAAGACAGCGGTATTGCGGATAAGTCACGAAACAATTCTTTAGAAGCCGACAAACTCGATCCAGGCGGACAGGAAAGTATGGCGAAGCTAAAAGAAACCGATGATGACGAGGAAGTGGTCGAGAATGTGTTTTACGAGCCACCCGAACTCTGGAGCGTTCACGATGTCAAGCATGCCGATAAAATGGCTTCGCTGAGACGGGAAAGCGAGACCATGTTCCGTGAGGAATTACAGGATTCTGCGAGATCATACAAGTTCAGTGGAAGCACCGGCTTGTATTATGAACCACCGGAGGAAGATCAAGATACGCCTGTAAATGACAGAGGAAATGGCGTAGCAGACGAAGAACATATATACGAAGACGATGAATCAATATACCGTAACTGCGAGACCGCGAATTCTGGAGGTTGGTTAAGTTTTGACCACGATTCGGCGCTGGCCTGGAACGGAGGTAAACAACTTAGCAGTCAATGTAATATTGATAACAAATACGAACATAAGGGAGGCAAAgctaatttaaatgaatttgtgcATGAATCTAATGATCACGAAGAGGAGTCAATATCAAATGTCCACATTCATCCAGACCCCGAAGAGCACATATATGAAAACGGGATGCTTATGGCCAAGACGCTGTACGAGGTGCCTAAGAACAACTTCGGGAGGAATAACGCAGCAGATGGAAGAGGGTCGATCGATAAGCAAAGAATTTACGACGTTCCAAACTTCAATAATCCATAA